TCTTTACCTTCCAAGTCTTTTACAGTTCCTACAAAACTTGTTTCATTTTCAGTTGTTATTGCTTCAAAAACATGAACCTTGATTTTACTAGTATCAAAATTATTTTCTCTAAGATAAACGGCAACTTCTGATGGCATAAAATGTTTGTCTGGTTGTTTTAACCATGGTCTTGGAACTAAAATTACACTAAAGCCATCAATCAATGCCTTTTGTAATTCCAATTTTTTATCTTCAATTGGAGTTGTGACATGCATGGTAATTACTTTGGACTTATCAAGAGGAACTTGAGCTCTTGATGCAGCAACCTGAATGGAACTAATTCCTGGAATAATTTCCACTTTACCGAAAATTTCAATTAATCTATCCACCACCTCTGATTCTGAAAAATTTACATCACCAGTAAATGGAATCACCAATGTTCTATCACCAAGTTTTGGAAGAATTTTTTGATAGGACTCTTCTTGATCATTCATAGTAATTTCGTATATTTCTTTTCCTTCAGTCAGATGTTCTATTGTTTTTAACGTGTATTTGTAACCAATAATTACATCACAATTCTGAATAATCTCCTTAACAATTTCAGTTACATATTTTGGAGAACCAGGCCCAACACCAACAGCAAAAATTTTTCCCAATTTTACTTTGTAAATTTTTGCCTGTCTTTAATATATTGCACAAAGGGTTCCCAATCCACCTTCATGTATTTCATAGGTTCTTTAACAGGATATTTCACCCAATCTTGAGCAATTGAATATTGAAATTTCTCTTTCTTCCCATCTTTTTCATATTCTAAAAGTAATGGACTACCCCAATCCTTTTCTTCATAACTGATACTGGAAATATCATCAAATGATAATTCAATATTCCTTTCATCTTCTAAATCATTCATTAACTCTTTTTCATCATAGCCATCATGACGAATCATTGTATTTTTTGATTTGATAAAATTAACCACCTGTCTTTGAGTAATGGCTTTCCACCAATTCATCTTCGATTCTGTTTTGTGAATAAACATTAGATGTTTATCAGTCAAAATCAGCATTCCTTCTTTTCCACCAATTGAAAAGAATTTTTTAGATTCTCTCCAGACTGAAACTAAATGTGCCTGAATTTTCTCATCAGGTTGCATATTGATTATTTTATTTGGGGTTGTTAAAAACTAATACAATTAGCTTTTATGTAAGCCGTTTTGAAAAAAAATATTGAATAAAATATTTTTGATAATGACTGTATCTTTATTTTTAACTAGTTTTGGAAGTCAAATATTTGCTCAAACTCCTGAAACTTATGACATAACTAATCCGATAGTTATTTTAGAATCAAATCTTGGGAAAATTACTATAGAATTTTTCTATGACGATGCACCAAATCATGTTGAAAACTTTATCAAATTATCTTTAAGTGGATATTATGATGGAACTCTTTTTCATAGAATAATTCCTGGTTTTATGATTCAAGGTGGTGACCCAAATACCATTGATGGTGACCCAAATACTTGGGGAATAGGAGGTCCATCAAAAAGAGTAAATGCAGAATTTAACACAATCAAACATAACCGTGGAATTGTTTCAATGGCGAGATCACAAGATCCAAACAGTGGTGGATCACAGTTTTTCATAGTTCATAAGGACTCAAACTCTCTTGATGAACAATATACAGTATTTGGTAGAATTGTAACTGAAGAAAGTTTTGAAACACTTGACAAAATTGCAGCAGTTCAAACAGAATCAAATGACAGACCCATAGATCCTGAACAAGTTAGAATTACAAAAGTTTCAGTAGTCAATAGATCTGATGTTTCAAATATTCTTGAGCTGCCTGAACCTGAACGTACTCAATCTATTCCAATCTCATCTACTGGTAATCAAAAATATGAAAGTGAAGAACATGAAATAGCATTCAGTGTACCTGAAGGATGGTTATTACAACAACCTGATAAATCACAACCAAACTCTCCTGATGTAGTTGCAGTGGGACCAAAAAATGGAGAAATTAATCCAGTATTTTCCTTAACAGTACAACAAACTAACCAAAGAACTCTTGATGATCTCATTTCTGAAAAAATTGAAACAATTAAGCAAGTAGTTGAATCAGGCAATCTTAACATTATTTCACAAGATAAAATTTTGGTAAAAGGAAATGAAGGATATGTAATTGATGCAGAAGGAAACTTTTTTTCCAATGATGAAACATATAAAATAAAATTTAGAGAAATTATGGTTTATGGTACTGAAAAATTTTACACTCTTTCATATAGTAATGGAATAAATGAGTTTGATTCCCAACTTCCAAGATTTGAAGAAACAGTTGATTCTTTTGAAATATTATCTGAATCAAATAAAAATAATCTTTCATCACAATCTAGTGATAATCAAGAGGGAGGTGGATGCTTAATTGCAACTGCGACATATGGTTCTGAACTTGCACCACAAGTTCAACAACTAAGAGAGCTTAGAGATAATACTATTTTATCAACAGAAACTGGAACTACATTTATGAATACATTCAATCAATTCTATTACTCATTTTCACCAATTATTGCAGACTATGAGCGTGAAAACTCTGTTTTTAAAGAAATAGTAAAAATCTCAATTACTCCTATGCTATCTTCATTATTTATTCTAAATCATCTAGACATTGATTCTGAAGAAGAGATGTTAGGCTATGGTATAGGAATAATTGTAATGAATTTGGGCATGTACTTTATGGCTCCTGCAATTATTGTGTATAGTTTGAAAAGAAAATATCTGTAAATCCCAGATTTGTATATTTTAATTCAAACAATTTATTAAAATAACTTTTTGAATTACCAAACATCATCTACTTCATCAAGCATTTTGTATTCTTTTTCAGGCTCACGTCTCATGAATTTTAGTCTAGAAATATCTCTATCAAAGAAAATATCTGCTGCCCAATCAAGAAATACTCTAAAACGTTTATCCCACGTGGGTATTTTTGATAAGTAAACATTTCTCCAAAGAAGCCATGCTACAATACCATGAATGTTCATTCCTAAGAATGAGGCAATTCCAGTTCTTTTTCCAATTATTGCCATCTGGCCTTTTGATTCATAAACAAATTTTGTTTTTTCTTGATTTTTAATTAGAGAATAAAGATTTTTGGCAGCAACCTTTGCTTGAGCTTCTGCAATTTGGGCAGTAGGTGCAAAAGGTCTTTGAGTCTTAGGATCTAAAAATAATGCACAATCCCCTATTGCAAAAACTCCTGGAAAGTCAACCACTTGTAAATTATCATCAACAATAATTTTCCCCTTATCTGTTTTGAATAATGACCTTTTGATTGTATTAACTGGTGTAACACCGGCAGTCCAAATTACAGTTTTTGATTGGATAGAACTTACCATTGAATCATCAATTGTATCTTTGTTAACATCCAATCTCTTAATCATTACTTCGTCTCCATTAAAACTCGTTACAGCTGTCTGAAGCTTAATCTCAACTCCATGTCCCATTAATTTTTCTTGTGCAAACTTTGCAAGACTTTCACTAAAACCAGGCAAAATATTTGGCAATGCTTCTAAAACAATTACACGAATGTCTTCTCGTTTGATATTTGGATAATATTTTCTCACATCCAAAAGAAGATCCATTAATTCTCCTGCTGTTTCTATTCCTGCAAAACCTCCACCTACAATAACAAATGTTAGGAAACTTTTCTTTAAAATTGGATTAGTTTCATTTTCAGCTTGCTCAAGCATATCAATAATTCTATTTCTTACAAGAACTGCATCATTGAGTGTTTTCATTTGATATGCATTCTTTTCAAGATCACTCATTCCAAAAAAGTTGGTTTCACTACCTAATGCAACTACTAAAAAATCATAATGAATTGAAACTCCTCTTTTGTCTCTACTTCCCCATAAATTTACAATCTTTCCATACGGATCAATGTTTTTGATTCTACCTTCATAAAAAACTGCCTTTTTTGTAATTGTTCGAATTGGCATTACAATATGTCTAGTTTCAATCATTCCAGATGCTACCTGAGGTAGCATTGGTGTAAACAGCAAGAAATTATCCTCGCTGACTAAAACAATCTCAATTTCTGAATCATTCTTAAAATACCCCTCCAATCTTCTCGTGCATTCTATTCCTGCAAAACCTCCACCTACAATAACAATTTTTTTCTTATTTCGAGCCATTTACCTGTACCCACAAAATTACTGAATATATCCTATGAGATCAATATTTGAAATAATATTATTATTCATAAAATTTTCAGGTTCTTATTATATCTGAATGTAAGATATCATAAGCCCTTGATGCATCCTTTTCATTTAGAATGATAATGATACTATCTTGGCTGAAAAATGCATTTACAAGCTCAATTCCGTTTGCATGCAATACCTCGGCAACATAAGAGACCACATCTGATTGGTTTTGTGTATTAGGTATTGAGATTCTAATCTTTGCAAGACCTGTACTGAACATATCATCCCTACTTGGAACATTACTGAAAATTTGTCTAATATCCTCCAAATCTTCCGTAAGGAATCTAAAAGAATCAGATAATCGAAAAAACTCATAATTGTTAGTAATCTTTGAGAATTTATCTAAAATGGCCATGGGATCCATTTCATCTGATTCTTTAACTGAAAATTTAATGTCCATAATTCCATCAGTTAATACCAATCTAGCATTTTTCAAAACTGATTCATCTCTAACCTCTTCTTTAATTTCAAATGAATCTGCATATCGCTTTATTGCAACTACTACTGTATTGAGATTAACAGAATTTCCCAGAATTTTTTCAATCTCTGGTTGAATCTTTACAGCTAATGCTGTATAGTTTATCAGATCCATTTTCATACAATCATAAATTGAGCGATTTCTGGTAATGATCACCCTTACAATCTCAGGAATAGACATACTAGCAACTCTCATCAAAGATTATTATATTATGTCAATTATAATAGGATTATGTAAGAAATCAAGGAAATTATAATAATCTTTATATAATGTCATATATATTACATAGTATAGGTGAATATGACAATGTTCTTTGATAGTGAATTTGATAGAATCTTCAAGAGAATGTCAAACTCTTTTTTTAACATAGATGACATTTTTGAGGAATTCAAGGGTAATGGTTCTACCTCTGGTCCATATTATTATGGATATACAATGACCGTTGGTCCAGATGGAAAACCTGTTGTAAAGGAGTATGGAAATGTCAAACCAGGCCTTCTCCCAACTTCTGATACACGAGAACCAGTAGTCGATACTATTGTCGATGAAAAAGAAAAAGTAGTAAAACTCATAGCTGAGATGCCAGGAGTTGAAAAAACTGACGTCAAAATTGTTGTTGAAAACAAGATTGTAGATCTTTCTGCAGAACATGATCAAAAGAAATATCATGCAAAAGTTCCAGTTCAACAAAAAATTGATGAGAACTCTGCAAAGGCTTCTTACAAAAATGGAGTTTTAGAAATACTCTTCAAGTTAATTGAAGAAGAAAAACCAAAAGGTAAAACGGTGGAGGTTGAATAAACCTCCTAAATTTTTGAGGTAATGATATGAGTGAAATT
This genomic window from Nitrosopumilus ureiphilus contains:
- a CDS encoding NAD(P)/FAD-dependent oxidoreductase; amino-acid sequence: MARNKKKIVIVGGGFAGIECTRRLEGYFKNDSEIEIVLVSEDNFLLFTPMLPQVASGMIETRHIVMPIRTITKKAVFYEGRIKNIDPYGKIVNLWGSRDKRGVSIHYDFLVVALGSETNFFGMSDLEKNAYQMKTLNDAVLVRNRIIDMLEQAENETNPILKKSFLTFVIVGGGFAGIETAGELMDLLLDVRKYYPNIKREDIRVIVLEALPNILPGFSESLAKFAQEKLMGHGVEIKLQTAVTSFNGDEVMIKRLDVNKDTIDDSMVSSIQSKTVIWTAGVTPVNTIKRSLFKTDKGKIIVDDNLQVVDFPGVFAIGDCALFLDPKTQRPFAPTAQIAEAQAKVAAKNLYSLIKNQEKTKFVYESKGQMAIIGKRTGIASFLGMNIHGIVAWLLWRNVYLSKIPTWDKRFRVFLDWAADIFFDRDISRLKFMRREPEKEYKMLDEVDDVW
- a CDS encoding peptidylprolyl isomerase — translated: MNKIFLIMTVSLFLTSFGSQIFAQTPETYDITNPIVILESNLGKITIEFFYDDAPNHVENFIKLSLSGYYDGTLFHRIIPGFMIQGGDPNTIDGDPNTWGIGGPSKRVNAEFNTIKHNRGIVSMARSQDPNSGGSQFFIVHKDSNSLDEQYTVFGRIVTEESFETLDKIAAVQTESNDRPIDPEQVRITKVSVVNRSDVSNILELPEPERTQSIPISSTGNQKYESEEHEIAFSVPEGWLLQQPDKSQPNSPDVVAVGPKNGEINPVFSLTVQQTNQRTLDDLISEKIETIKQVVESGNLNIISQDKILVKGNEGYVIDAEGNFFSNDETYKIKFREIMVYGTEKFYTLSYSNGINEFDSQLPRFEETVDSFEILSESNKNNLSSQSSDNQEGGGCLIATATYGSELAPQVQQLRELRDNTILSTETGTTFMNTFNQFYYSFSPIIADYERENSVFKEIVKISITPMLSSLFILNHLDIDSEEEMLGYGIGIIVMNLGMYFMAPAIIVYSLKRKYL
- the cbiE gene encoding precorrin-6y C5,15-methyltransferase (decarboxylating) subunit CbiE → MGKIFAVGVGPGSPKYVTEIVKEIIQNCDVIIGYKYTLKTIEHLTEGKEIYEITMNDQEESYQKILPKLGDRTLVIPFTGDVNFSESEVVDRLIEIFGKVEIIPGISSIQVAASRAQVPLDKSKVITMHVTTPIEDKKLELQKALIDGFSVILVPRPWLKQPDKHFMPSEVAVYLRENNFDTSKIKVHVFEAITTENETSFVGTVKDLEGKEFSDLSVMVFNQTSLDSYMNYRWQWEN
- the hsp20 gene encoding archaeal heat shock protein Hsp20, with amino-acid sequence MTMFFDSEFDRIFKRMSNSFFNIDDIFEEFKGNGSTSGPYYYGYTMTVGPDGKPVVKEYGNVKPGLLPTSDTREPVVDTIVDEKEKVVKLIAEMPGVEKTDVKIVVENKIVDLSAEHDQKKYHAKVPVQQKIDENSAKASYKNGVLEILFKLIEEEKPKGKTVEVE
- a CDS encoding ACT domain-containing protein is translated as MSIPEIVRVIITRNRSIYDCMKMDLINYTALAVKIQPEIEKILGNSVNLNTVVVAIKRYADSFEIKEEVRDESVLKNARLVLTDGIMDIKFSVKESDEMDPMAILDKFSKITNNYEFFRLSDSFRFLTEDLEDIRQIFSNVPSRDDMFSTGLAKIRISIPNTQNQSDVVSYVAEVLHANGIELVNAFFSQDSIIIILNEKDASRAYDILHSDIIRT